The following DNA comes from Verrucomicrobiota bacterium.
CGCATTGGTTCGAAAGGCATAACTTCTCCAAGGTGCTTGTATGGCCGAGGGTGTCCGCGACTTTGACTTTTGCCAGTTCATCCATGTGTGTCTGGCCACTTTCCCAGATCGGGTCGATCATCACATTGTCAGCATTCAATTCCGAAGCCAGATCAATGACATCTTGGTATGACTCGTCAAATTTCACATTCACCCATACATTCTTACAAAGTGTGATTTCCGGTGGCCCATCTTTTCTGATATCAAACTGTTTGCGGGCTTTATCCCGTTCGCGGTCATGCATCCGGGTCCAGAGATTCATCAGATCGACATTATCCAGTGTATCCGGGCAATAAAGTATCGTCTTGGGATTTGTCTTGAAAGACGCACTCTCAGCAAAGAAATGCATGTCCAAAATCCTCAAATGGTTGTCACCTAGCCCTTTTTCAACAACCGTACGGATCAGGGATACCTCGTCGAAATAAGCTAATAAAACACCTTGATTGGCTTTGCCCCGTTGTAAATCATAGGCTGGCAAAAGTGTCCAACGCGCCCAGAGATTGCCAGGCATACAACCAATCTCGTGTTCGAAACCAGCGGTCGAATAAGCCATTTCCTTGCCCAGCTCGGCTCGGGCGGGGGTGAGCCAACTGCGGAGCACTTGGGTATTCCCCTCAATCGTGGCCCCAATCTCCCAAGTCTGGCGGTCAAGGACACGGTGGAACTTCAGACTATCATTGTCTGCCTCAAACCAATATTTAAAACCGTTAAACGTGTGACCATCAATTTGATCCTGGACCGGGCGGAGCTGTATCCTGAAATCAAGCTCTTTAACAGGAGCATCCCAACAAATATCCCGGAAACAAATATCCCCGGAAGTATCCCTTTTCTCGCGGAAAGGATAATCATTCGAGCTAACCGCTTTTAAATGGATGATCGTGCCGTCCGCAATTTGCTCGGTTTTGACAAAATGAAACCGGGAAAAAATATCACCTGAATAAGTATCAAACCATGGAAGAAAGCGTATATCAGGATTCCTGAGTGGGATGCCGTCATTTGTCACCGTTCCAATAGACACGAACTCACCACGATCATTGATTTTGGGGATGATTTCAATAGGGCCAAATTTTATTTTTGTCATAATCAGAATAATGTTAAAATCAAAGCCCTACCGGAGTATGCATTATTTACAAGCGTTGATTTAGATTTATTTACACAATCAAAGACTAATAACCCTGTCATTAAGGATAAACTCCCTCTCCTTTTATCAGAAAAAAGGATAAACTCCTTGCCGGGAGAATAAGTGATTGGTAATGAAGTTTTTATGGGTGCCGAACAAAAACCAGCAGAGGATCGAAAAATCGAAAATCCAACTATTTTTGGATTCGATTCTTATTCACCAAAGGAAATTGCTGAAAGGGTCGATAAATTAGGGATCACCAAAGCGCGACTCCCGCTCTTGCCCATGTCGGCTCTCGGCATTATGGCTGGTGGCTTTATCGGTCTGGGAAGCATGTTTTACACCCTAGTGGTAAGCGATCCGACACTAAATTTCACCCTTGCACGAGTCATTGGAGGGCTCGCTTTTTCATTGGGATTAATCCTGGTTGTGATTGCTGGAGCAGAACTTTTTACGGGGAATAATTTACTCGTCATGGCCTTAGTAAGCCGGAAAATTACTTTTTTTGAATTAATCAAAAACTGGACCATTATCCTGATCACGAATTTTTTAGGAGCATTGGGCCTCGTACTCATTGTTTATTATTCACATCATGCCGCCATGCACGATGGTGCTGTCGGCTTACAAGCAGTAAAAATCGCTATTTATAAGACTTCCGCCCCGTGGAGTGAGCTCTTTTTCAAGGGTATCTTGTGTAATCTCCTTGTATGCTTGGGTGTCTGGATGGCCATGTCCGGACGTACCGTCACAGACAAGGTTCTCGCATGTATCTTTCCTGTCACCGCCTTTGTGGCGGCGGGTTTCGAACATAGCGTGGCAAATATGTATTTAATCCCCCTGGGAATCTTACTTAAAGGGAGTTATGGCGAGGGGTTAACTTTAATTAATCATCTCACATGGAGCGGGTTTATATATAATATGGTTCCCGTCGTTTTAGGAAATATCTTTGGGGGAAGCGTTATTGTCGCGCTAGTCTATTATATCATTTATCGACGAAAATAAGGGGTGTCACAGTCAGGAACAAAACTTACTTCGACGCGTTTTTTTCTATTTGTGTCAACCTTCCGCCAATCAAGAGGACGGTAATGCTTTGAAGAAACATCAGTACTCCCGCCCCTATCCCGACATAAAACAGGGTAAACTGTCCTTGGATCGGGACTTTTAATTCACCGCTGGCGATGAGTAACTGGTCATGGACAGTCTGTAGGCTTGCGCTGATCTTTGGACTGTCTTCCGCCATTTTAATCAGTTGAGGGCCGCTGGACTCAAAACTCTCACCGACTTTATGAAATCCTTCCCCCACTTCCGCAAGGGAATTGGTCGAAAAGGGTTTTGCATATTCCAGCACAGGTTTGAAGCCATCAAGGGTGATACTTGTGGGTAACTTCATGTCTTTGAGGAGAAACCCAGCCGCTGACACCTTATCTCCAAAATTCTTCACCGTAGGAGCCATGTCACGCATGGCTTCCCCGCTTTTTTGGAGGGATTCACTCATATTCCCATAATAGTCCTTTGCTGCTAACGAGACTTTTGCCGCTTCCTCCAAGCTTCTGGAAGTCGCCTCCATGGCACGGGTGAGTTTTACCGCATCGGTTTGTTGTGAGAGAATCACAAATGCAGCAATTAATGCCAGTGACAATATCATCTCAATAATAGCTAGACTCTTAATCATATATACCTTGGTAAATCTAGGGTTGTGGATTAACGATCTTCTTTTTACCCTTTTTAGCCGGGCTTTCAAATACATGGCGGTTCACTGCATTCAAATATGCCCGGGCACTGGCTTCAATGACATCCGTGCTGGCTCCTTTGCCGGTGACTAATTCCCCGTCGCCAAAATCCACTTTGATCGTGACTTCACCCATGGCATCCTTGCCTTCGGTGGTGGCTCGAACCGCATACTCGACCAGATTCCCATGAACCCCGGTCAGGCGGTCAATCGTTTTCATGGCAGCATCGACAGCCCCATCCCCCGTTCCGGAATCCTGCAAAGAGATTTTATCCTTGTGCAACAACCTCACAGTGGCAGTGGGAACAGTCTTTGAACCACTCGTCACGCAGATATAATCCAGTTTATAAGCTTCGCGCCCTGCAAATTGCCCCCCTACCAAGGCAGCTAAATCATCATCATAAACGAATTTTTTACGGTCACCAATCTCTTTAAACCGCGTGAAAACATCGTTTATTTCAGCGTCACTCAAGCGGAATCCTAAGTGCTTCAGGCGGATGACCATTGCATGGCGTCCACTGTGTTTGGTCAGGGGCAGCTCAGTCTCCCCCCAGCCGACTAATTTCGGATCCATAATCTCATAGGTCTCGCGTTTCTTAATAATCCCGTCCTGATGGATGCCTGAGCTGTGGGCAAAAGCGTTTTCACCGACAATCGCTTTATTCCGTTGAATCAGGAAACCGGTCATCCGGGAGACCAAACGGGAGGTCTTCACAATTTCTTTCAGATCGATATCCATACGCAAATTGCGGAAATAATCTTTCCGGGTTTTTATCGCCATGACAATCTCTTCCAAAGCGGCATTACCGGCACGTTCACCGATTCCATTGATCGTACATTCCACCTGACGAGCCCCATTTTGAACGGCTGACAATGAGTTCGCCACTGCCATCCCCAAGTCATTATGGCAATGGGTGCTGAAAATAACATCACGCCCTCCCTTGCAATTTTCGATCAGGTACTTGAATATTTTACCGTATTCCTCGGGAGCTGCGTAACCCACTGTGTCAGGTAAATTGATTGTGGTCGCGCCAGCGGCAATGACGGCTTCAACGATTTTCTTTAAAAAATCAACTTCTGTGCGTGAAGCATCTTCGGGGGAAAACTCGATATTCTTCACATGCGAACGGGCACGTTTAACGCCTTCCACAGCCAACTTTAATATTTCATCCTGGGCTTTGCCAAATTTGAATTCACGGTGGATTTTAGATGTACCTAAAAAAACGTGAATCCTTCCGTTTTTACCGGCTGCCTTTACCGCTTCCCCGGCCGCATCGATATCTTTAGTCACACAACGTGCCAGACCGGTAATCACAGGTCCCCTTACCTCCTTAGCAATCATGGAGACAGCCTCGAAATCCCCTTTACTGATGACCGGAAAACCAGCCTCAATGATGTCCACACCCAGTCTCGCTAACTGATGGGCCACCTCCAGCTTTTGCCGAATATTCATACTTGCCCCGGGACACTGTTCTCCGTCCCTTAATGTTGTATCAAATATATAAATCTTCTCGCTCATAAAATTCCTTAATACTTATCTAGATTAAATTAAAATTTGTGGAATAAAAAACTCCGACCTTATTCTAAATGATCATGGCCCTGGAGATTCGGATCGGGTTTCAAGAGTGAAAATTTTGTCCGGGAGAAAAAACTTACTCCAGAGCCGCGCTAAGTCGCAGGTCTGTCCCGAGAAGATTGAGTAGAAGTTTGTTTACCATTACCTAGAAACACTAATTTAAACCCCCTCATTCGTCAAAGTATATTATCCCAAGGTTATCTTCATATCATCTTCCGCAAACTTCACCTTATTTTTGCCCAGATACTTTTCCGCCATCTTTAAAATCTTCGGGCGGATATTGTAGAACTCCTCGGCAATATGGGTCAGAACTAGCTTTTTAAAGGGTTTCCCTTTCAAATAGGAAAACAATGCCTCTGGTTCAAAGTGGGCGAGTTCGCACACCAATAAATCGACGGGTTGTGAAAAGAGCGGGGCAATGTCTTCCGGTGCGCCCAAATCCATGGACATCCCAAGATGAAATTTCCGGAGATTCACATCAAAACAAAATGCTTGGAATTGTTTTTTTAGCTTCTTTTGTAAAAGCTGCTTCAGCACATCAAGATGAGTCGAAGGATAGGGGATCGCCTCAATGTTGTCCCCTTGGATTGGCACCCCCACTTTGAGGATATGCCAATGAATTTTGAACCCGATTAATGACTCATCCAAATAACCCATTTTGAGAATCTCTTGTAAAGGGACAACCCCCTCCTCCGGCAGATAAATAGGTAATGGCCTCTTACGGCGTTCAAGCCACATCCCTTGGATCAACATATGAAATCCCCCGACATGATCCCCGTGCAGATGGGAGATGACCAAACGCTCAATGGAATTAAAATCGATCCCATTCTTTTTAAGTAAATGACATACGGGCTCCCCACAATCAAACAGGGTATAACCCGCTATTGTTTTTACCAAAATAGCAGTATGGTACCGATTTCCACAGGCATTTCCATGTCCTGTACCGAGAAAATGAATCAATTGGCTGGGTGACTTCATTAAATTATCACTAAGCTTGCCGTGCTCCCGCCTATCAGTAAAGACCAAAGAGAGGAATATCTGATATCAAATATTGTTTCTATGGTCATTTCGGGTATTAATCTTTGAAATATGGGATGGTATTACTTCGACGGAAAAACACAACATGGTCCTGTCACTGATGATGAACTGCGTGCAATAGCGAAAACACCCATTTTCACCCCTGAAACCTTGGTTTGGCAAGAGGGTTTAGCCGACTGGATACCATTTCAAAAGGCATTTCCAGAAATTTCTCCAAAAAAATCCAAGGCTACATTTAAATCAGATCAGGATTCCTCTACCCCTCTCCAGTCCGGTCAACACGTCTGTGCAATTACCGGAAATATATATACCGAAAGCGATATGATCCGTTTCGGTGAAGTGTGGGTGAGTAAAGATAACAAGGATAAATATTTACGTTACCTTCTCCAAAATGGGCATATTCCCGGCACCGTCGACCATTATGCTGGTTTTGGAGTCCGTGCTCTGGCACTGACGATCGATCAATTAATCCTTTGTATTCCGGGAGTTTTCCTGTTTTGGGGAATGGGTGGCTGGACGGAAATTCAAAATATGTTTAATGCGATTAGTGCGGGTGGTGAGGTCGATCCGGTAGCCTTGCAGCAAAAATTTTATCTTTATTGGGTTATCATCCTTTTGATTACCTCGGCTTACTTCATTTTCTTTACTGGAAAATATAGTGCCAGTCCGGGGAAAATTATTTGCAGGATAAAGGTCGTGAAGGCAGACGGCACTCCGATTGGTTATGGACTTTCCACCTTCCGATACTTGGCGAGTTTAGTCTCCAGTGCCATCTTTTATCTCGGATACTTGAGTGTCTTCTGCGATAATCAAGAGCGGACATTACACGATTTTCTGTGTAATACCCGCGTAATCAAAATAGACTAGGAGTTTCCTACTGCTACTTTTGTGAGCTTCTTCTCCTTTGGCTGTACATGAGGAATACAGTGTCCTATAGGCTGAGCGAAGGAAATGGGGGAACGCAAAAGTAAAGTGCCCAGTAAAAGATCAGCTAAAGGCATCACGACATTATAATTTTTATGCATATAACGGTGGTGAAGAAGATGATGCCCGTTTAACCGAAAATAAATGGGTGAATGCTCTACATGCCGGTTTTTCGGGATATGCATACACCAATGCATGTATTCATAAGTGAAATAATAACAGATCATCGCCGCCATCATCCCCCAAAATATGGGAGCTCCGATGAGATATTGGACAAACAGGAATAGGGGTATATGTAATGACCACAGGATCGGGGCATTCCACCATGCCATTGGGACAATGCGTTTATCCGTTTCTTTTTGAACGTGATAAGTAGCGTCTGCCTTAAAAACAGTGTGATGGACGATTGCATGAGAACGGAATGGATACGAAAAAAAACTCCAGTTTTTATGCATGATATAACGGTGCAAAGTCCATTCAAAAAAACTCGCATAAACGACTGCTCCAAAAAAACCAAGTATCTGCCAAAATATCCAATGTGTCATTGTTGTATTTTTCTTAAAAGTTTTTTCTTTAGCTCAAGAAGGCCATTTATTTCAGCATTCCTTGAGTGAATATATACTAGGTAACTTTTATAAAAAGGAAAGAAAGAAATAAGCTAAAAAAATGGCGGAGTCAACGGGACTCGAACCCGCAACCTCTGCCGTGACAGGGCAGCGCTCTAACCAATTGAGCTATGACTCCGCTGATAAATCGCAGTGAAAAATGGTTGCGGGAGCTGGATTTGAACCAGCGACCTTCAGGTTATGAGCCTGACGAGCTACCAGGCTGCTCTATCCCGCGCTCAATGCGAAGCCGTATACAAACAGAATCAGGCAAGTTGCGCAACAGTTTTTATTACATACTGAAATAATAAATTCTATTGCCTAATTACTTCCGGATATAAACCCGTATATTAATTGAGCAATTTAGCCTTTTTTTTTAAAATCAAAGCGGCTCTTCATCAGCTTCAATCAAATCAAAGAATGTCACCACATTCTCTCTCCCTCCAAAACCATCCTCCACTTTACGTTTTTGCAAGAAATCTGCCGCATCATCCCTCCAACCACGTTTTGAGAGGAAAGCATTAAACATCTCAATTTCAAAATCTGTCGGGTGTTTGAACGTGGATAATAACCACTGGATAATCTCCTCATCACTGCCCCCTTGTTTCACCCGCTCCTGAAGTTTTACATAATCACCATTGATAAAACTCATCAAACGCGCATCAAATCCACCCCCGAGGTTTTTGTGGTATCCTTCCGGTAACTGCCCTGCCTGATGGAGGCGCACTTTATCCAGTAGCCGGGCGGCATAAATAATGCCACAAACTTTTTCATAGGGTGAGCGTAATCCTTCGACTTTCATAAGACCTTTCGTTTTCTTGGATTACCACTTGCGGTCGCGC
Coding sequences within:
- a CDS encoding formate/nitrite transporter family protein, which gives rise to MGAEQKPAEDRKIENPTIFGFDSYSPKEIAERVDKLGITKARLPLLPMSALGIMAGGFIGLGSMFYTLVVSDPTLNFTLARVIGGLAFSLGLILVVIAGAELFTGNNLLVMALVSRKITFFELIKNWTIILITNFLGALGLVLIVYYSHHAAMHDGAVGLQAVKIAIYKTSAPWSELFFKGILCNLLVCLGVWMAMSGRTVTDKVLACIFPVTAFVAAGFEHSVANMYLIPLGILLKGSYGEGLTLINHLTWSGFIYNMVPVVLGNIFGGSVIVALVYYIIYRRK
- a CDS encoding 2-isopropylmalate synthase; the protein is MSEKIYIFDTTLRDGEQCPGASMNIRQKLEVAHQLARLGVDIIEAGFPVISKGDFEAVSMIAKEVRGPVITGLARCVTKDIDAAGEAVKAAGKNGRIHVFLGTSKIHREFKFGKAQDEILKLAVEGVKRARSHVKNIEFSPEDASRTEVDFLKKIVEAVIAAGATTINLPDTVGYAAPEEYGKIFKYLIENCKGGRDVIFSTHCHNDLGMAVANSLSAVQNGARQVECTINGIGERAGNAALEEIVMAIKTRKDYFRNLRMDIDLKEIVKTSRLVSRMTGFLIQRNKAIVGENAFAHSSGIHQDGIIKKRETYEIMDPKLVGWGETELPLTKHSGRHAMVIRLKHLGFRLSDAEINDVFTRFKEIGDRKKFVYDDDLAALVGGQFAGREAYKLDYICVTSGSKTVPTATVRLLHKDKISLQDSGTGDGAVDAAMKTIDRLTGVHGNLVEYAVRATTEGKDAMGEVTIKVDFGDGELVTGKGASTDVIEASARAYLNAVNRHVFESPAKKGKKKIVNPQP
- a CDS encoding MBL fold metallo-hydrolase, whose amino-acid sequence is MKSPSQLIHFLGTGHGNACGNRYHTAILVKTIAGYTLFDCGEPVCHLLKKNGIDFNSIERLVISHLHGDHVGGFHMLIQGMWLERRKRPLPIYLPEEGVVPLQEILKMGYLDESLIGFKIHWHILKVGVPIQGDNIEAIPYPSTHLDVLKQLLQKKLKKQFQAFCFDVNLRKFHLGMSMDLGAPEDIAPLFSQPVDLLVCELAHFEPEALFSYLKGKPFKKLVLTHIAEEFYNIRPKILKMAEKYLGKNKVKFAEDDMKITLG
- a CDS encoding RDD family protein; the protein is MGWYYFDGKTQHGPVTDDELRAIAKTPIFTPETLVWQEGLADWIPFQKAFPEISPKKSKATFKSDQDSSTPLQSGQHVCAITGNIYTESDMIRFGEVWVSKDNKDKYLRYLLQNGHIPGTVDHYAGFGVRALALTIDQLILCIPGVFLFWGMGGWTEIQNMFNAISAGGEVDPVALQQKFYLYWVIILLITSAYFIFFTGKYSASPGKIICRIKVVKADGTPIGYGLSTFRYLASLVSSAIFYLGYLSVFCDNQERTLHDFLCNTRVIKID
- a CDS encoding fatty acid hydroxylase, which translates into the protein MTHWIFWQILGFFGAVVYASFFEWTLHRYIMHKNWSFFSYPFRSHAIVHHTVFKADATYHVQKETDKRIVPMAWWNAPILWSLHIPLFLFVQYLIGAPIFWGMMAAMICYYFTYEYMHWCMHIPKNRHVEHSPIYFRLNGHHLLHHRYMHKNYNVVMPLADLLLGTLLLRSPISFAQPIGHCIPHVQPKEKKLTKVAVGNS
- a CDS encoding DUF5069 domain-containing protein: MKVEGLRSPYEKVCGIIYAARLLDKVRLHQAGQLPEGYHKNLGGGFDARLMSFINGDYVKLQERVKQGGSDEEIIQWLLSTFKHPTDFEIEMFNAFLSKRGWRDDAADFLQKRKVEDGFGGRENVVTFFDLIEADEEPL